The Brevundimonas sp. SORGH_AS_0993 genome segment TTCGGCTGCACCATCCACGACGCCCACCCGCTGAAATGGGCCGACGTCACCACCACCAGCTTCTTCCCGGCCAAGCCGCTGGGCTGCTACGGCGACGGCGGAGCGGTGCTGACCGACGACGACGAACTGGCCCAGCTGATGGATTCCATCCGCGTCCACGGCAAGGCGGTGGCGTCTGACCTGAAGGATGGCGCCTTCGATCACGACCCGAAATATCTGAACATGCGAATTGGCCTGAACAGCCGTCTGGACACGATCCAGGCCGCCGTCCTGATCGAGAAGCTGAAGGTCTTCGCCCAGGAGATCGAATGGCGGGGCGCCGCTGCCGCTCGCTACAACGACGGTCTGCGCCCCCACGTCGCAAAGGTCCCGGACGTTCCGGCCGGAAACATCTCCAACTGGGCGCAATATACGATCGAACACCCGAACCGCGACGGTCTGGCCGCGCATCTGAAGGAACAGGGCGTGCCCACGGCGGTCTATTATCCGATCCCGCTCCACCTGCAGCCTGCCTATGAGCACTATCCGCGCGGCGCCGGCGGCTTGCCTGTAACCGAGCGGCTGAAGGACGTCGTCGTCAGCCTGCCGATGCATTCCGATCTGGACGCCGCGACTCAGGACCGCGTCATCGCCGCCGTCGCCAGTTTCAAGGGTTAAGCCGATGCCGAACACTCCCGTCCTCAAGATCGGCGTCGCCGGCGCGGGCGTCATGGGCCGCAACCATGCGCGGGTCGCGGCCGAGATGCGCGAGTTCGCGCTGACCACCATCTTCGATCCCGACCGCGTCACGGCCGAGGGGGTGGCCTCCGCCTATGAAGCGCAAGCCGTCACGACGGCTCGGGCCTTTGTCGATGCGGGTCTGGACGCCGCCATCGTGGCCACGCCCAACCGATTCCACGCCGAGGTCGGGGTGGCCCTGCTGGAGCAGGGCGTTCACGTCCTGGTCGAAAAACCCATCGCCGCCAGCGTCGCCGACGCCCAGCGGATGATCGACGCCGCCCGCGCCAACGACCGCGTCCTGATGGTCGGTCAGGTCGAGCGGTTCAATCCGGCGGTCGAGACGGTCAAGCGCGCGGTCGCCGACGACGACATCATCTCGATCCAGATCACCCGCGTCGGCCCCTTCCCGCCCCGCATGGGCGAAGTCGGCGTGGTCATCGACCTGGCGGTCCACGACATCGACATCATCCGCCACCTGACGGGCTCCGAGATCGTCGAGGTCCAGCCCCAACTGGCCCGCACCCGCGCCGACCGCGAGGATACGGCCCTGCTGCAGTTCCGGCTGGACAACGACGTGATCGCCCACATCACCACCAACTGGGTCACGCCCTACAAGACCCGAACGCTGCAGGTCGCCACCAAGACCAAATTCATCGTCGCCGACCTGATCACCCGTCAGGTGACGGAGTACTTCGGCCAGCAGCCGGACGGCTCCTATTCCACGCGGATGCTGAACAGCTGGCCGGCCGAGCCGCTGAGGAAGGAGCTGGAAGCCTTCGCCCGCGCCATCACGACGGGCGAGACTCCGGCCGTGACGGGCGAGGACGGCCTGAGGAACCTGGAGGTCGCCCTGCGCTGCCTGGGCGAGGGCTGAGCCGCTTTGTCGCCGCAAAGGGCGGGAAAGGAAGAATGATGCGCCGCCTTCTTCTCCCCGCCGTCGTCGCCCTCGGACTGATTTCGGCCCTCAGCGTGACGCCTGCCCGGGCCGATACGCGCTACTACGCCTATAACGCTTCGGATCGGATCACCCAGGCCCTGACCAAGGGGGTGACGCTGCAGGTGCGGCGCGGCCTGTTCGGCGCCGTCACGGTGGAGCGGCTGTTCTCGACCACGCAGCGGGGGACGGCGGCCTTCACGCGCGGCGGGCCTGACAGCGCTCTGCGTGTCCTGCCGCAAGGCGCCGAGGAGCGCGATCTCTACGCCATCGACCCTGCGGGCGACGGCCGCGGTCTGGCGCGCGCCCTGTGCCCCGGCGCCGATGAGACCTGGCTGATCGTGGGGCGGATGCGCGCGCCGCG includes the following:
- a CDS encoding DegT/DnrJ/EryC1/StrS aminotransferase family protein, giving the protein MIPFIDLQAQRLRLGGKIEAAVQEVVVGGAWVMGPQVRQFEADLAAFGQAKHALGCANGTDALALPLMAWGVGRGDAVFVPSFTFAATAEVVPWFDAEPVFVDVDADTYNMDPAALERAIEGIRNEGRLTPRVVIAVDLFGQPADYPAIKALCDKHGLKLISDSAQGFGCTIHDAHPLKWADVTTTSFFPAKPLGCYGDGGAVLTDDDELAQLMDSIRVHGKAVASDLKDGAFDHDPKYLNMRIGLNSRLDTIQAAVLIEKLKVFAQEIEWRGAAAARYNDGLRPHVAKVPDVPAGNISNWAQYTIEHPNRDGLAAHLKEQGVPTAVYYPIPLHLQPAYEHYPRGAGGLPVTERLKDVVVSLPMHSDLDAATQDRVIAAVASFKG
- a CDS encoding Gfo/Idh/MocA family protein yields the protein MPNTPVLKIGVAGAGVMGRNHARVAAEMREFALTTIFDPDRVTAEGVASAYEAQAVTTARAFVDAGLDAAIVATPNRFHAEVGVALLEQGVHVLVEKPIAASVADAQRMIDAARANDRVLMVGQVERFNPAVETVKRAVADDDIISIQITRVGPFPPRMGEVGVVIDLAVHDIDIIRHLTGSEIVEVQPQLARTRADREDTALLQFRLDNDVIAHITTNWVTPYKTRTLQVATKTKFIVADLITRQVTEYFGQQPDGSYSTRMLNSWPAEPLRKELEAFARAITTGETPAVTGEDGLRNLEVALRCLGEG